In a single window of the Streptomyces cinnabarinus genome:
- a CDS encoding serine hydrolase domain-containing protein translates to MPIRRRSPLRPRLGAVSLVSVCLTTLSPAVAGAATHPRPEADPALQRQLEDLIRRPGGPPGIIAVLKDGHRTQVVKAGVADLETRRKPRPHDHMRIASAAKAFSGAVALSLVDLGDLSLDDTLGERLPSLPEAWAAVTLRQLLNHTSGLPDYSKSEGFIETLLADPRHRFDSRKLLDYVADRPLEFAPGSRYQYSNSDNIAVALMAEAATGERYERLLRELVYRPLGMHHTSLPQGYRMPRPFLHGYDVSPPEPTEDVSELISMSGVWASGGIVSTPADMTRFIRGYAGGKLYGHDVVQEQRAWIDGASEPAGPGRNKAGLALFRYTTRCGVVLGHTGNTPGYTQLIAATPDGRKSLTFSTTTQINQTLKPDLLRKLRAVQENFVCALLKGKS, encoded by the coding sequence ATGCCGATCCGCCGCCGTTCCCCGCTTCGACCCCGACTCGGGGCGGTCTCCCTCGTCTCGGTCTGTCTGACCACGCTGTCCCCCGCCGTCGCGGGCGCCGCCACGCATCCCCGGCCGGAGGCCGACCCCGCCCTCCAGCGCCAGTTGGAGGATCTGATCCGCAGACCCGGCGGCCCGCCCGGGATCATCGCCGTGCTCAAGGACGGCCACCGGACCCAGGTCGTGAAGGCCGGGGTCGCCGATCTGGAGACCCGGCGCAAGCCGAGGCCGCACGACCACATGCGGATCGCCAGCGCGGCCAAGGCGTTCAGCGGCGCCGTGGCGCTGTCCCTCGTCGACCTCGGCGACCTCAGCCTGGACGACACCCTGGGCGAGCGCCTGCCGAGCCTGCCGGAGGCGTGGGCCGCCGTGACCCTGCGCCAGCTGCTCAACCACACCAGCGGTCTGCCCGACTACTCCAAGTCGGAGGGGTTCATCGAGACCCTGCTCGCGGACCCCCGGCACCGGTTCGACTCCCGCAAGCTGCTCGACTACGTCGCCGACCGTCCCCTGGAGTTCGCTCCGGGCTCCCGGTACCAGTACTCCAACTCCGACAACATCGCCGTGGCCCTGATGGCCGAGGCGGCGACCGGCGAACGGTACGAGCGGCTGCTGCGGGAGCTGGTGTACCGGCCGCTCGGCATGCACCACACCAGCCTGCCGCAGGGCTATCGCATGCCGCGGCCGTTCCTGCACGGATACGACGTGTCCCCGCCCGAGCCGACGGAGGACGTCAGCGAGCTGATCAGCATGTCCGGGGTGTGGGCCTCGGGCGGCATTGTCTCCACCCCCGCCGACATGACCCGCTTCATCCGCGGCTACGCCGGGGGCAAGCTGTACGGCCACGACGTCGTCCAGGAGCAGCGCGCCTGGATCGACGGCGCGTCCGAGCCCGCCGGGCCGGGCCGGAACAAGGCGGGGCTCGCCCTCTTCCGGTACACGACCCGCTGCGGTGTGGTCCTCGGCCACACCGGCAACACGCCCGGCTACACCCAGCTGATCGCGGCGACCCCGGACGGGCGCAAGTCCCTGACCTTCTCCACCACGACCCAGATCAACCAGACCCTCAAGCCCGACCTCCTGCGCAAGCTGCGCGCCGTCCAGGAGAACTTCGTCTGCGCGCTGCTGAAGGGCAAGAGCTAG
- a CDS encoding Tex family protein: protein MTTPGSSGSMATGSIEGRIAEELGVRERQVRAAVELLDGGSTVPFIARYRKEATEMLDDAQLRTIEERLRYLRELEERRTAILESVREQGKLTDELEVRIRGAETKARLEDIYLPYKPKRRTKAQIAREAGLEPLAEGLLGDPTVDPLAAAAAFVDADKGVADPQAALDGARAILTERFSEDADLIGELRERMWVRGRLAAKVKDGKEEAGAKFADYFDFAEPFTELPSHRILAMLRGEKEDVLDLALEPEEPTDGPSSYEGIVAHKFQIAERGRPADKWLTDTVRWAWRTRILVHLGIDLRLRLRTAAEDEAVNVFAANLRDLLLAAPAGTRATLGLDPGFRTGVKVAVIDATGKVVATDVIYPHVPANKWDEAIAKLARLAEEHAVDLVAIGNGTASRETDKLAGELITKHPELKLTKVMVSEAGASVYSASAFASQELPDMDVSLRGAVSIARRLQDPLAELVKIDPKSIGVGQYQHDLSEVKLSRSLDAVVEDCVNGVGVDVNTASAPLLSRVSGITSGLAENIVAHRDANGPFGSRSELKKVARLGPKAYEQCAGFLRIRGGSDPLDASSVHPEAYPVVRRMVKTSGQEVASLIGNTGVLRSLRPQEFVDESFGLPTVTDILKELEKPGRDPRPAFKTATFKEGVEKISDLSSGMVLEGVVTNVAAFGAFVDVGVHQDGLVHVSAMSKTFVKDPRDVVKPGDIVKVKVLDVDIPRKRISLTLRLDDEAAPQGDGQSGGGERRQQRGGGRPPQQRQGRGGGGGGAGGGSRQGGGSRQAPPPANSAMADALRRAGLLDPKKGKR, encoded by the coding sequence GTGACGACACCCGGGTCCAGCGGATCCATGGCAACCGGATCCATCGAAGGCAGGATCGCCGAGGAGCTCGGCGTACGGGAGCGGCAGGTGAGGGCTGCCGTGGAACTGCTCGACGGCGGTTCGACGGTGCCCTTCATCGCCCGCTACCGCAAGGAAGCGACCGAGATGCTCGACGACGCGCAACTGCGCACGATCGAGGAGCGGCTGCGCTATCTGCGGGAGCTGGAGGAGCGCCGGACGGCGATCCTGGAGTCCGTGCGCGAGCAGGGCAAGCTCACCGACGAGCTGGAGGTGCGGATCCGCGGCGCGGAGACCAAGGCGCGCCTGGAGGACATCTACCTGCCGTACAAGCCGAAGCGGCGGACCAAGGCGCAGATCGCGCGGGAGGCGGGCCTGGAGCCGCTCGCCGAGGGGCTGCTGGGCGACCCGACGGTCGACCCGCTCGCCGCGGCGGCCGCGTTCGTCGACGCCGACAAGGGCGTGGCCGATCCGCAGGCCGCGCTCGACGGCGCGCGGGCGATCCTCACCGAGCGGTTCTCCGAGGACGCCGACCTGATCGGCGAGCTGCGCGAGCGCATGTGGGTGCGCGGGCGGCTGGCCGCGAAGGTGAAGGACGGCAAGGAGGAGGCGGGCGCCAAGTTCGCCGACTACTTCGACTTCGCCGAGCCGTTCACCGAGCTGCCCTCGCACCGCATCCTGGCGATGCTGCGCGGCGAGAAGGAGGACGTCCTCGACCTCGCCCTGGAGCCCGAGGAGCCGACCGACGGGCCTTCCTCGTACGAGGGCATCGTCGCCCACAAGTTCCAGATCGCCGAGCGCGGGCGCCCCGCCGACAAGTGGCTGACGGACACCGTCCGCTGGGCCTGGCGGACCCGCATCCTCGTCCACCTCGGCATCGACCTGCGGCTGCGGCTGCGCACGGCAGCCGAGGACGAGGCGGTGAACGTCTTCGCGGCGAACCTGCGGGACCTGCTGCTCGCCGCCCCGGCCGGCACCCGCGCGACGCTGGGCCTGGACCCGGGCTTCCGTACCGGCGTGAAGGTCGCCGTCATCGACGCGACCGGCAAGGTCGTCGCCACGGACGTCATCTACCCGCACGTCCCGGCCAACAAGTGGGACGAGGCCATCGCCAAGCTGGCGCGGCTCGCCGAGGAGCACGCGGTCGACCTGGTCGCCATCGGCAACGGCACCGCGTCCCGCGAGACCGACAAGCTCGCCGGTGAACTCATCACCAAGCACCCCGAGTTGAAGCTCACCAAGGTGATGGTGTCCGAGGCGGGCGCCTCGGTGTACTCGGCCTCCGCGTTCGCCTCGCAGGAGCTGCCCGACATGGACGTGTCGCTGCGCGGCGCCGTCTCCATCGCGCGCCGGCTCCAGGACCCCCTCGCCGAGCTGGTGAAAATCGACCCAAAGTCGATCGGCGTAGGCCAGTACCAGCACGACCTGTCCGAGGTGAAGCTGTCCCGGTCGCTGGACGCGGTGGTCGAGGACTGTGTGAACGGCGTCGGTGTGGACGTCAACACCGCGTCCGCGCCGCTGCTCTCCCGGGTCTCCGGCATCACCTCCGGGCTCGCCGAGAACATCGTGGCGCACCGCGACGCGAACGGCCCGTTCGGCTCCCGCTCCGAGCTGAAGAAGGTCGCCCGGCTCGGCCCGAAGGCGTACGAGCAGTGCGCGGGCTTCCTGCGGATCCGGGGCGGCAGCGACCCGCTGGACGCCTCCAGCGTGCACCCGGAGGCGTATCCGGTGGTCCGGCGGATGGTGAAGACCTCCGGCCAGGAGGTGGCCTCCCTGATCGGCAACACGGGTGTGCTGCGCTCGCTCAGGCCGCAGGAGTTCGTGGACGAGAGCTTCGGTCTGCCGACCGTCACGGACATCCTCAAGGAGCTGGAGAAGCCGGGGCGCGACCCCCGGCCCGCGTTCAAGACGGCCACCTTCAAGGAGGGCGTCGAGAAGATCTCCGACCTGTCGTCCGGGATGGTCCTGGAGGGCGTGGTCACCAATGTCGCCGCGTTCGGGGCTTTCGTCGACGTCGGTGTCCACCAGGACGGTCTGGTGCATGTCTCGGCGATGTCCAAGACCTTCGTCAAGGACCCGCGGGACGTCGTGAAGCCCGGTGACATCGTCAAGGTGAAGGTGCTCGACGTCGACATCCCGCGCAAGCGGATCTCGCTGACCCTGCGGCTGGACGACGAGGCGGCCCCGCAGGGCGACGGCCAGTCCGGTGGCGGTGAGCGCCGTCAGCAGCGCGGCGGCGGGCGTCCGCCGCAGCAGCGGCAGGGGCGCGGCGGTGGCGGCGGCGGGGCCGGCGGTGGCTCACGCCAGGGCGGAGGCTCGCGCCAGGCGCCGCCCCCGGCGAACAGCGCGATGGCCGACGCACTGCGCCGCGCGGGTCTGCTGGACCCGAAGAAGGGCAAGCGCTGA
- a CDS encoding LPFR motif small protein, whose protein sequence is MFRAIADVLRQIGGAVATVVTLPFRALARLFGGASGGARRRRA, encoded by the coding sequence GTGTTCCGTGCCATTGCGGACGTACTCCGCCAGATCGGCGGCGCCGTGGCCACCGTAGTGACGCTGCCGTTCCGGGCGCTCGCCCGGCTGTTCGGCGGCGCCTCGGGCGGCGCGCGGCGACGCCGGGCCTGA
- a CDS encoding SCO6745 family protein: MTTAALDPRAGRRCHNALNTLHAMQYFAPELGKEASDLGLTHPKAVNFAVRAAALGAVGPGTVAATFYNYKYEAVARHVPAVWEAASPARVLAARARAVDAMLRRVLGEEVIASAEMAEAARLALRATEVCSRHARPLYAAHADLPVPEEPHLAYFHAATLLREHRGDGHLVALVAAELDGLEALVTHTATGRGFTPKWQLVTRGWSQEEWDAACARLRGRGLLNDSGELTERGVALRDEVERETDRLDRAPYEHLGAEDVARLTELGSGFVRTALAAGAFPADLIGKA; this comes from the coding sequence ATGACTACAGCCGCCCTGGACCCGCGCGCGGGCCGCCGCTGCCACAACGCGCTCAACACGCTCCACGCGATGCAGTACTTCGCGCCCGAACTCGGCAAGGAAGCCAGTGACCTGGGGCTCACCCACCCCAAGGCCGTGAACTTCGCGGTGCGGGCCGCCGCCCTGGGCGCCGTCGGGCCCGGCACGGTCGCGGCGACCTTCTACAACTACAAGTACGAGGCCGTGGCCCGGCATGTCCCCGCCGTGTGGGAGGCCGCCTCCCCGGCGCGGGTACTGGCGGCACGCGCGCGTGCCGTCGACGCCATGCTGCGCCGGGTGCTCGGCGAGGAGGTCATCGCATCCGCCGAGATGGCCGAGGCCGCCCGGCTGGCACTGCGGGCCACCGAGGTCTGCTCCCGGCACGCGCGCCCGCTGTACGCGGCCCACGCCGACCTCCCGGTCCCCGAGGAGCCGCATCTGGCGTACTTCCACGCCGCCACCCTGCTGCGCGAGCACCGGGGCGACGGGCATCTCGTCGCGCTGGTCGCCGCCGAGCTGGACGGCCTGGAGGCCCTGGTGACGCACACCGCCACCGGCCGGGGCTTCACCCCGAAGTGGCAGCTCGTCACCCGCGGCTGGAGCCAGGAGGAGTGGGACGCGGCCTGCGCCCGGCTGCGCGGGCGCGGTCTGCTGAACGACTCCGGCGAACTGACCGAGCGGGGCGTGGCCCTGCGCGACGAGGTGGAGCGCGAGACGGACCGTCTGGACCGGGCCCCCTATGAGCACCTGGGCGCCGAGGACGTGGCCCGGCTGACCGAACTCGGCTCGGGCTTCGTCCGTACCGCGCTGGCCGCGGGCGCCTTCCCGGCCGATCTGATCGGCAAGGCCTGA
- a CDS encoding GlxA family transcriptional regulator has product MAQRTVLLVLFDGVQSLDVTGPLEVFTGAETQFPGSYRLRTASLDGGPVRTSSGLTLVPDASLADTAAPHTLLVPGGQGTRAADPRLTDWLREHGPRAERLVSVCTGAILLAEAGLLDGHRATTHWAYCDRLARDHPAVEVDPDPIYVRDGKVSTSAGVTSGIDLALALVEEDLGRDTALTIARHLVVFLRRPGNQAQFSAQLAAQTARREPLRDVQQWITEHPAGDLGVEALAARAGLSPRHFARAFRDETGTTPGRYVDQVRLEHARRLLEDTTGGVEEISRASGYGTPEAMRRAFLKTLGTAPAEYRRRFRPAPLT; this is encoded by the coding sequence ATGGCGCAGCGAACGGTTCTCCTGGTTCTCTTCGACGGGGTGCAGAGCCTCGATGTCACGGGCCCGCTGGAGGTCTTCACGGGAGCGGAGACACAGTTCCCGGGCAGTTACCGGCTGCGCACGGCCTCGCTGGACGGCGGCCCCGTCCGCACCTCCAGCGGCCTGACCCTCGTACCGGACGCCTCCCTCGCCGACACGGCCGCCCCGCACACCCTCCTGGTCCCCGGCGGCCAGGGCACCCGGGCTGCCGATCCGCGGCTGACGGACTGGCTGCGTGAGCACGGACCGCGTGCCGAGCGCCTCGTCTCCGTCTGCACCGGGGCGATCCTGCTCGCCGAGGCCGGACTGCTGGACGGCCACCGGGCGACGACCCACTGGGCGTACTGCGACCGACTCGCCCGCGACCATCCGGCCGTGGAGGTCGACCCCGATCCCATCTACGTCCGGGACGGCAAGGTCTCCACCTCCGCCGGTGTCACCTCCGGCATCGACCTCGCGCTCGCCCTCGTCGAGGAGGACCTCGGCCGGGACACCGCCCTGACCATCGCCCGCCATCTGGTGGTGTTCCTGCGCAGACCGGGCAACCAGGCGCAGTTCAGCGCCCAGCTCGCGGCCCAGACCGCCCGGCGCGAACCGCTCCGGGACGTCCAGCAGTGGATCACCGAGCACCCGGCCGGCGACCTGGGCGTCGAGGCGCTGGCCGCCCGCGCGGGACTCTCCCCGCGCCACTTCGCCCGGGCCTTCCGGGACGAGACCGGCACGACCCCCGGCCGCTATGTGGACCAGGTCCGCCTGGAACACGCCCGGCGCCTGCTGGAGGACACCACCGGAGGCGTCGAGGAGATATCCCGCGCCAGCGGCTACGGCACCCCCGAGGCCATGCGCCGCGCCTTCCTCAAGACCCTCGGCACGGCCCCCGCCGAGTACCGACGCCGCTTCCGCCCGGCACCGCTGACCTGA
- a CDS encoding DJ-1/PfpI family protein, which yields MQIAIVLFDRFTALDAVGPYETLGRLPDAETVFVAEHAGPVRTDTGHLALTADRTFAEVPNPDIVVVSGGPGQTPQMENHVLLDWLRAADATSTWTTSVCTGSLLLAAAGLLKGRRAASHWLALDHLKRFGAEPTGERVVMDGKYVTAAGVSSGIDMGLTLLGRIAGDDHAQAVQLLTEYDPQPPYDAGSPEKAPAHLVEEFRSKSRFILT from the coding sequence ATGCAGATCGCCATCGTCCTGTTCGACCGATTCACCGCCCTCGATGCCGTGGGCCCCTACGAGACCCTCGGCCGGCTCCCGGACGCGGAGACCGTGTTCGTCGCCGAGCACGCCGGTCCCGTCCGCACCGACACCGGGCACCTCGCGCTCACCGCCGACCGCACCTTCGCCGAGGTGCCGAACCCGGACATCGTGGTCGTGTCGGGCGGCCCCGGGCAGACCCCGCAGATGGAGAACCACGTGCTGCTGGACTGGCTGCGCGCCGCCGACGCCACCAGTACCTGGACGACGTCGGTATGCACCGGCTCCCTGCTGCTGGCCGCCGCGGGCCTGCTCAAGGGGCGCCGGGCGGCCTCCCACTGGCTGGCCCTCGACCACCTCAAGCGGTTCGGCGCGGAGCCCACGGGGGAGCGGGTGGTCATGGACGGCAAGTACGTCACCGCCGCCGGGGTCTCCTCCGGCATCGACATGGGCCTGACGCTCCTAGGGCGCATCGCGGGCGACGACCACGCCCAGGCCGTACAGCTGCTCACGGAGTACGACCCGCAGCCGCCCTACGACGCGGGCTCGCCGGAGAAGGCGCCCGCGCACCTGGTCGAGGAGTTCCGCTCCAAGAGCAGGTTCATCCTGACGTAG
- a CDS encoding enoyl-CoA hydratase/isomerase family protein, whose translation MEPQLLHSVADSVATVVIHHPEKRNAMTSAMWAALPPLLDELAADPDVRALVLTGAGGTFCAGADIGALQDAPEEAQGLALRAEDALGAFPKPTLAAVRGHCVGGGTQLAAACDLRFAEEGALFGVTPAKLGIVYPASSTRRLAALTSPSAAKYLLFSGELIDSARALRTGLVDEVLPAGELGKRVAEFTRILVSRSQLTQAAAKEFANGSRDRDAHWRAQAHGSGDLAEGVAAFLERRPPRFTWSVPTSG comes from the coding sequence ATGGAGCCCCAGCTGCTGCACAGCGTCGCCGACTCGGTGGCCACCGTCGTCATCCACCACCCCGAGAAGCGCAACGCGATGACGTCGGCGATGTGGGCCGCCCTGCCCCCGCTCCTCGACGAGCTGGCGGCCGATCCGGACGTGCGGGCGCTGGTGCTGACCGGGGCGGGCGGGACGTTCTGCGCGGGGGCGGACATCGGCGCGCTCCAGGACGCGCCGGAGGAGGCGCAGGGCCTCGCCCTGCGGGCCGAGGACGCGCTGGGCGCCTTCCCCAAGCCGACACTGGCGGCCGTGCGCGGGCACTGCGTGGGCGGCGGTACGCAGCTTGCGGCGGCCTGCGATCTGCGGTTCGCGGAGGAGGGCGCGCTGTTCGGGGTGACCCCGGCGAAGCTGGGCATCGTCTACCCGGCCTCCTCCACCCGGCGGCTCGCGGCGCTGACGAGTCCGTCCGCCGCCAAGTACCTGCTGTTCTCCGGCGAGTTGATCGACTCCGCGCGGGCGCTGCGCACCGGTCTGGTCGACGAGGTGCTGCCCGCGGGCGAACTGGGCAAGCGGGTGGCGGAGTTCACCCGGATCCTGGTGAGCCGCTCACAGCTGACGCAGGCCGCGGCGAAGGAGTTCGCGAACGGCAGTCGGGACCGGGACGCCCACTGGCGTGCGCAGGCACACGGCAGCGGCGACCTCGCCGAGGGGGTCGCCGCCTTCCTTGAGCGCAGGCCGCCGCGGTTCACCTGGAGCGTCCCTACGTCAGGATGA
- a CDS encoding ATP-binding protein, with amino-acid sequence MENHGRGAAPRPSGDPLPYEGVWRFTASAVDASVPQARHAVRDLLYRQRVPLTDDQVHGLLLIVSELVTNAVRHAALLSPMLAVEVAVGAEWVRVSVEDNHPYRPTALEADHGQTGGRGLLLVREVAKEWGGVCDVEHTASGGKVIWAALPLRPAHVP; translated from the coding sequence ATGGAGAACCACGGGCGTGGGGCCGCCCCACGCCCATCAGGCGACCCACTGCCCTACGAGGGCGTGTGGCGATTCACCGCCTCCGCCGTCGACGCGTCCGTCCCGCAGGCGCGGCACGCCGTGAGGGATCTGCTGTACCGCCAGCGGGTGCCCCTGACGGACGACCAGGTGCATGGTCTGCTGCTGATCGTCTCGGAGCTGGTCACGAACGCCGTCCGGCACGCGGCGCTGCTGTCCCCGATGCTCGCCGTGGAGGTCGCCGTGGGCGCCGAGTGGGTGCGGGTGTCCGTGGAGGACAACCACCCCTACCGCCCGACCGCCCTGGAGGCCGACCACGGCCAGACCGGCGGGCGCGGGCTGCTGCTGGTGCGCGAGGTGGCCAAGGAGTGGGGCGGTGTGTGCGACGTCGAGCACACCGCGAGCGGCGGCAAGGTGATCTGGGCCGCCCTGCCGCTCAGACCCGCGCACGTGCCGTAG
- the idi gene encoding isopentenyl-diphosphate Delta-isomerase, with the protein MPITPAAATHTPSNGTAAEILLELVDENGVTIGTAEKLAAHQPPGRLHRAFSVFLFDERGRLLLQQRALGKYHSPGVWSNTCCGHPYPGEAPFAAAARRTYEELGVSPSLMAEAGTVRYNHPDPDSGLVEQEYNHLFVGLVQSPLRPDPEEVGDTAFVTPGELAERHAKDTFSSWFMTVLDAARPAVRELTGPSAGW; encoded by the coding sequence ATGCCGATCACACCTGCCGCCGCGACGCACACTCCGTCGAACGGCACCGCAGCGGAGATTTTGCTCGAACTGGTCGACGAGAACGGTGTGACGATCGGCACCGCGGAGAAGCTCGCCGCCCATCAGCCGCCGGGGCGGCTGCACCGCGCCTTCTCCGTGTTCCTCTTCGACGAGCGGGGCCGGCTGCTGCTCCAGCAGCGGGCGCTCGGCAAGTACCACTCCCCCGGCGTGTGGTCCAACACCTGCTGCGGCCACCCCTACCCGGGCGAGGCGCCGTTCGCGGCGGCGGCCCGGCGGACGTACGAGGAGCTCGGGGTCTCGCCGTCGCTGATGGCGGAGGCGGGCACGGTCCGCTACAACCACCCGGACCCGGATTCGGGGCTGGTGGAGCAGGAGTACAACCACCTCTTCGTGGGCCTGGTGCAGTCACCGCTGCGGCCGGACCCGGAGGAGGTCGGGGACACCGCCTTCGTGACGCCCGGGGAGCTCGCGGAGCGGCACGCCAAGGACACCTTCTCGTCCTGGTTCATGACGGTGCTGGACGCGGCCCGCCCCGCGGTGCGTGAACTGACGGGCCCGTCGGCCGGCTGGTGA
- a CDS encoding cation diffusion facilitator family transporter, which yields MGAGHDHGHAHGGHGGGTATSAYRGRLRVALAITLTVMVVEIVGGVVADSLALIADAAHMATDAVGLAMALLAIHFASRPATGNRTFGFARAEILAALANCLLLLGVGGYVLYEAIQRFIDPVPTEGGLTIVFGAIGLVANMISLTLLMRGQKESLNVRGAFLEVAADALGSVAVLISAVVILMTGWQAADPIASLLIGLMIVPRTVKLLRETLDVLLEAAPKGVDMTEVRAHILALDGVEDVHDLHAWTITSGMPVLSAHVVVSSEVLSAIGHEKMLHELQGCLGDHFDVEHCTFQLEPSGHAEHEARLCH from the coding sequence ATGGGGGCTGGGCACGATCACGGACACGCCCACGGCGGTCACGGCGGGGGTACGGCGACCTCGGCGTACCGCGGCAGACTGCGCGTCGCGCTGGCGATCACGCTCACCGTGATGGTGGTGGAGATCGTCGGCGGTGTGGTCGCCGACTCCCTCGCGCTGATCGCGGACGCCGCGCACATGGCGACCGACGCGGTGGGGCTCGCCATGGCGCTGCTGGCGATCCACTTCGCGAGCCGTCCGGCGACCGGCAACCGCACCTTCGGGTTCGCCCGCGCCGAGATCCTCGCCGCGCTCGCCAACTGTCTGCTGCTGCTCGGCGTCGGCGGCTACGTCCTGTACGAGGCGATCCAGCGGTTCATCGACCCGGTCCCCACCGAGGGCGGGCTGACCATCGTGTTCGGCGCGATCGGCCTGGTGGCGAACATGATCTCGCTCACCCTGCTGATGCGCGGCCAGAAGGAGAGCCTGAACGTCCGCGGGGCGTTCCTGGAGGTGGCCGCCGACGCGCTGGGCTCGGTCGCGGTGCTGATCTCCGCCGTGGTGATCCTCATGACGGGCTGGCAGGCGGCCGACCCGATCGCCTCGCTGCTCATCGGCCTGATGATCGTGCCGCGCACGGTCAAGCTGCTCCGCGAGACCCTCGACGTGCTGCTGGAGGCGGCGCCCAAGGGCGTCGACATGACCGAGGTACGGGCCCACATACTGGCGCTCGACGGTGTCGAGGACGTCCACGATCTGCACGCCTGGACCATCACCTCCGGGATGCCGGTGCTCTCCGCGCACGTGGTCGTCAGCTCCGAGGTGCTCAGCGCCATCGGCCACGAGAAGATGCTGCACGAGTTGCAGGGCTGCCTCGGCGACCACTTCGACGTGGAGCACTGCACCTTCCAGCTGGAGCCGAGCGGGCACGCCGAGCACGAGGCGCGGCTCTGCCACTGA
- the galE gene encoding UDP-glucose 4-epimerase GalE, translated as MTWLITGGAGYIGAHVARAMSEAGERVLALDDLSAGVPERLPVGVPLVRGSSLDGELLKRVLADHAVTGVVHLAARKQVAESVAQPTRYYRENVGGLATLLDAVAEAGVRRLVFSSSAAVYGNPDVDLIIEDTPCAPVNPYGETKLTGEWLVRAAGAAHGISTVCLRYFNVAGAAAPELADTGVFNIVPMVFDRLTRGEAPRIFGDDYPTPDGTCVRDYIHVADLAEAHLAAARRLSGLSGDLTVNVGRGEGVSVRELIDVIGEVSGHTRPPVVEGRRPGDAPRAVASAARATEELGWTASRPVREMVESAWRGWQRHHGG; from the coding sequence ATGACATGGCTGATCACAGGCGGGGCCGGGTACATCGGGGCACACGTGGCGCGGGCCATGAGCGAAGCCGGGGAGCGCGTGCTGGCGCTGGACGACCTCTCGGCCGGGGTGCCCGAGCGGCTGCCGGTCGGGGTGCCGCTGGTCCGGGGTTCCTCGCTCGACGGCGAACTGCTCAAGCGGGTCCTCGCGGACCACGCGGTGACCGGTGTGGTCCATCTCGCCGCGCGCAAGCAGGTCGCCGAGTCGGTGGCCCAGCCGACCCGGTACTACCGGGAGAACGTGGGCGGTCTGGCCACGCTCCTGGACGCGGTGGCCGAGGCGGGGGTCCGGCGGCTGGTGTTCTCCTCCTCGGCCGCGGTCTACGGCAACCCGGATGTGGACCTCATCATCGAGGACACCCCGTGCGCGCCGGTGAACCCGTACGGCGAGACCAAGCTCACCGGCGAGTGGCTGGTCCGGGCGGCCGGCGCGGCCCACGGGATCTCCACGGTCTGCCTGCGCTACTTCAACGTGGCCGGGGCGGCGGCGCCCGAGCTGGCCGACACGGGTGTGTTCAACATCGTGCCGATGGTCTTCGACCGGCTGACCCGGGGCGAGGCCCCACGGATCTTCGGTGACGACTATCCGACGCCGGACGGCACCTGCGTGCGCGACTACATCCATGTCGCCGACCTCGCCGAGGCCCATCTCGCGGCCGCCCGGCGCCTGTCCGGCCTGAGCGGCGACCTCACCGTCAACGTCGGCCGCGGCGAGGGCGTCTCCGTGCGGGAACTGATCGACGTCATCGGGGAGGTCAGCGGGCACACCCGGCCGCCGGTGGTGGAGGGGCGCCGCCCCGGGGACGCGCCGCGTGCCGTCGCCTCGGCCGCGCGGGCCACCGAGGAGCTGGGCTGGACCGCGTCCCGCCCGGTTCGAGAGATGGTCGAGTCCGCCTGGCGAGGGTGGCAGCGGCACCACGGCGGATGA